A single region of the Lycium barbarum isolate Lr01 chromosome 2, ASM1917538v2, whole genome shotgun sequence genome encodes:
- the LOC132628182 gene encoding uncharacterized protein LOC132628182, translated as MTGNEANPPITDTSMEIVYQESCLRDEVRNLKQQMIDMYRAWISGQPPPSLPLSYFENPSTTSVLAQTQQIPPSYPLAEQEEMSRKLKSMEQSLRNLQGLRGLKSVSYKDLCMFPDVQLPPGFKIPKFDMYDGRGDPMAHLKRYCNQLRGVGGKNELLMSYFSQNLTGIAAEWYANQDISQWHIWEDMARNFVQQFQYNIDMIPDKKSLMNLKNKPTKSFREFFIRWREQAARVRPTMKECEMLETFLQAQEEAYYQFLLPALGKPFSESIKCAANISMNKPFTHIKQINSKIYLSII; from the coding sequence ATGACCGGCAATGAAGCAAACCCGCCCATTACAGATACTTCAATGGAAATCGTATATCAAGAATCTTGTTTAAGAGACGAGGTCCGAAATTTGAAGCAACAAATGATAGACATGTATCGAGCTTGGATCAGTGGGCAACCTCCTCCATCACTCCCTTTAAGTTACTTTGAAAATCCCTCCACTACCTCTGTATTGGCACAAACTCAACAGATTCCTCCATCATATCCGCTAGCGGAACAAGAAGAAATGTCTAGGAAGCTAAAAAGCATGGAACAATCTCTAAGAAATTTGCAAGGTCTAAGAGGTCTTAAGAGTGTGTCATATAAGGATTTGTGTATGTTTCCTGATGTCCAATTACCTCCGGGCTTTAAAATTCCAAAGTTCGATATGTATGATGGGCGTGGTGATCCCATGGCCCACTTAAAAAGGTACTGCAATCAGTTGAGAGGAGTCGGAGGCAAAAATGAGTTACTTATGTCTTACTTTAGTCAAAATTTGACCGGAATAGCTGCAGAATGGTATGCAAATCAGGACATTTCTCAGTGGCATATTTGGGAAGACATGGCTCGGAATTTTGTTCAACAGTTTCAATATAACATAGATATGATCCCTGACAAAAAATCCTTGATGAATTTGAAGAATAAGCCTACAAAGAGTTTTAGGGAATTTTTCATTAGGTGGCGAGAGCAGGCTGCTAGGGTAAGACCTACAATGAAAGAATGTGAGATGCTGGAGACTTTTCTCCAAGCTCAAGAAGAAGCATATTATCAGTTCTTGCTCCCTGCATTAGGCAAACCGTTCAGTGAATCAATCAAGTGTGCAGCTAATATTTCTATGAATAAACCATTCACACACATTAAACAAATAAATTCTAAAATTTACCTGTCAATTATATAA